The Archocentrus centrarchus isolate MPI-CPG fArcCen1 chromosome 12, fArcCen1, whole genome shotgun sequence nucleotide sequence CCAGCTCCTGATTTAAACATCAGCTGTCATAAATGTTTCAGAGAAATGGAAGGAGATGGCGGGATTGCTGGCAGCTTTCAGGGATTGGGTGGGACAGCGGGTGATGATGGCGGGGAGAAAGAAACAAGTTTGGGTGACAAAACGTGGGAGGGTTTTAAATTGGAAATATTTGCATGAGTGAAGCATATACCAGACTTTTAAAAAACTGTGTCAGTGTGAATAAGACGCTCACGAGACACGCCTTGTTTTATATGACCACGTCATAAACAGCAACATTTTCTAAGCAGTAGCTGTAGAGTTTATGCAATAAAACCCGGGTTTATTTCAAGGCACAGTTCTCTGGCCATAATACACAGcctgaaatgaaaattaaaccaCTCACatgtaatttattaaaaaaaaaaaaccttctagAAAAAGACTGGAGGCTTTGTTTCAGAAAGCAAGTGACTACAAACTCATTTGTGCCTGCCCGTCAAAGCATCTTCTTTCCAACTTTCAGTTTATTAAATGCACTTTGGATTTTGTTTCGAGCAGACATGTGAAAGTGTCCATCAATATTTGGCATTTCATGTATTGGACAATGAAGGAAAATTCAACACAGTGATAGTGTTTGTCAATAGCAAGAAGTaatgttttgctttgattttggCATGATTTAATTGTGGTTCATTTGTTAGGGGAAGTTGGACATGTTGGTTTTACAGAAGCAACACAGGTCAAGGTCATAGGAGAACACATTTACTGCCTGCTTCTGAtgtcaaaccaaaaaaaaaaaaaaaaaaaccccaaaggcTCAACAATTCACATtactctttccttctctttttcttctttctaccTTCCTTTTCAGCTCCACCTTCTTACTCTCACTTCCCACTTTTGATCTCAGCTGTCTCTCATATGTCTTTATAGAATGCATGAATCCTTACTACCTTCTCCAAGGTCATGAAACAGCTTCTCACAATCTTCTGAGCTTTGAGGAGCTCAGAACCTGAGCGGACGGCCCCACCTACTGGCTGCAGCGCAGAGTGCCGGCTCCCAGACACACATTTCCTCACTCTAAATTCAATTAGCTAAATGGCAGGCTGAATTAGGCTAAATGCAGAGTAAGCCTGCTCAAATGAGCATAGCTGTTGAAAACTGAGGTTTAATAATCTGCCACAATTACATCTGGGCACTCAcaaaaaatctaatttaatcATCTTTGAGAGAAGAGGAAATTCAACTGCTCATTCATGGTGAAAACTGCAACTAATATCTGCTCGAGTGCAGGCTCTTAAATGTGTGTAGATTTGTGTTctactgacaaaaacaaaagaaaaatatattaaaatgaaaactatataattataatgggaaggaaaatggtgaaaattgatgttttttgttgtccAAATGACAAAGGCATGGATGTCTGAAAAGTCacacagagggggaaaaaatgtttcCGTGGGGCAATATTAAAATACATGCATGCAGgtacaaaaaaaccaacaataTATTCACAAAGAAGAAGACACATCTGGACAGAGCAAACCTACCTGAACGTATACTGACTGGCTCTCTGCTGGCTGCATGATGCTGAAAagagaggaaacaaagaaagataAGAGGAGAAAAGAAGCAAAAGATAGATTAAGATAAAAAATGCTGGGGATTGTAATGACAAGGAGAGAGCCTGTAAACCTTTGATGCACACAGTTGTGCCTTTGTGTTTGATCTGCTCTTCTAACAGGTGCAGCACAtgtttgcacacacaaaaaaagtctgCCTGTATTCCCACGATTGTAGCAGCTTCTCCAGTGAGTAAAACACTATTGCAGTCGGGCTTCATGGAAAATAGAGAGATAACAAACCCCGCTGAGCATCTAAGGTTGCTGAATATGGAGCCGGCCTCTTAAATCTCCGAGGCATCATAACTCACGCTTTCACACTTACGATGGATCCCGATCATGTGTCAAAACCCCGCTGTGCTGCGGTCCTGCGAGCCTCAATGTGGGTACTACCATGTAGTTATGGAGAGAGAGTGAGCAAAAGGGGCAATTACACTCCCAGATCAGTTTTAAGATCACTCAGCACAGCTTCCAATTGCATGAAAGGTCTCACAGGGCCCAGAGCAAAGCTGTGTTGCACATGACTACAGAGAGGTCAGATCAAAGGGCCCTATCATGGCAGTGGGCTTGGGAATGTTAATAGGTCCCACAGTAGAGGAGCTCCATGTTGCCTTGCCTGCTCCTGTGCTTTTAactctgatttttcttttaaaatgattgTATAACTCTGGAATATTTTAATGCATAATTATACATCAGACAACGGCAGCACTTTTCCTGAAAGAATGAGGCAAAATAAACGAGAGAGCTGCAAACACAACATACACCCTGAAAATAGATATTAGCCAAGATCTAAGATATTAAAGTGcaaagaaaactcaaaaagGCTTTCTGGAATTCTTGAATTCATCACAGATAATCTGCATGTAACATTATTCCTCACTTACTTGATATTATACTTCATTAAAACTTTCATTGTAgttctcctctccttttttctaCCTCTGTACAAGCAGCACTTACAGCAGTCTTGTCCCCATAGTGGAGGAGGATACATTGGGCAAtgtactttgttttttcttgctgattaataactttttttcaattaatttaTTGTTACTATCTTTTAAAGCTGCAGTCATTTGCCTCCTCAGTTCTTTAAACACTTAGATAGAAGATGTGCTGTAacgctgccatcaaattcaaaatttgtattttttaaaaattaaccaCAGTTTCAACAGCTGATATGCTGTCTGTACTATTATGAATTAAATATAGGTTTTAAAGGATTTTCAAACTGCAttgtaattttatttgcatttttaacgGTCTGAATTTATCAAGAAACAGGGTTATAATTGCTGCAGCCATAACAACACAAGTGAACAAAAGGAGCGGATGCTGAAAGCCTGCGCTTTGTGCCACGGGAGACACTAAAGAATAACCTGTATCTGCCAGCTTCTCAGATTATCCCAGAAACTAGATGACAACATTTCATTCTCGCCAGAAACCAAAAATACCACCGAAACGGTCTGAGAATCAGTTGAAAGGGTTTTCCAGAAAAGCTGGAAAATACAAGTGAAGCGCTGCACTGTGGACAGATTATGGCAGGGAAATGGACAGTGAGGCTGAGCGACGGAAAGACCTGTGATTTAGGGCTGAACTGACACAGGAGAGAGAACTCTTTGATGTGCCCATATTGCAGTTGGAGCACACTATAGAGCTGTATTTCCCACGGTTCCTGGGCTGAACTAATGGGCTGATGCTGCACGCTCACACGTACGAGCCCCCGCACGCCTGCGTAAATGCAGCCTACaaacgcgcacgcacgcacgcacgcactcacatacacacacatcgcAAATCCAACTTTAACACGATACAAGCACTTCGCGCTCACGCACGGCAGCAAGGAAATTTTTGGCACGTCGTGGGAAAGCTGCGAGAAAGTAAAGTCTTCTCAACCAAGAGGAATTGGGTGAGGTTTCAGTACATTTCCTCAAACTCTTCAGCTTCTGACTTTGTTGATAAATTATGAAACGCTTGCAATAAACTCACAAAAATCTCTTGTGCGTCAGACCAAATCAATCAAGAAACCAGGAGCACCTCACCAGCTTCCCCGCAGAATTGAATCAATAAAAAAGAATCGATGCTACAAGCTGCCTTAAAAAGAAGTAATGAATCCTATTACCTTTTCACTTCATATGCATTGCTTCACACAAGTCCAGTCTACAGCAAAGTCCGCACAAAAATGAATTATCCAACTTATTCGTGCAGTTTAACCCGCAAATCTGCGCCCTCTGGCTTTCTCAAAGAACATAGCCCGATCGTTATGGATGCGTGGCCCTAATTAGTTTCTCCATTACCGCAGTAATGTGTTCCGTTTTTCTTCGCTCGAATATGACCAGGCCCAGTGTTGTGACATGATTTGATTAcgaaacacatacacttacagaTAGATCAACAAAGAACTACAAAATTTGATTTTGACTCGTGGAGTTCGAAGTTCTAAGataatttactttaaaaagaTTAGTCTGCAATCATGCAAAGCCTTTATTCAAAAATAGAATTAAAGAGACATTAGAAAAACCtgttaaaagcattaaaaatgtaaatacaattttatacacatacacttcttgaaagaaagaaaaaagttaccTGTAGATGCCGTCAGACTGCTGGTTTCCTGTATCTGCTCCTTCTGCCGGCTCTCTGGACTCCTCTTTGGGTTCAGAAACAGCCCCGGGCTGTAAACCATCATCTGCATGCGTTTCATCATTCTCGTGGCTAAGTGGGGGTGATGAGCTGTCAGTATCAGGGTTCAAGTCTGCACCTGCCTCGGTGACGCCCTGCTTGTCGCAAGTCTCTGACTGAAGTTCTGCGCCGgagccaccagatggcgatacaTCCTCACAGGCAGATGCAGGTCCAGAGGTGATGTTTGAAGCATTTGTGGCTTTGCTTTCACCTCCGCATTCAAGCTTGGTTTTGGGCCCACTGTCAGCTTTAATTACATCCTCAGCCTCTTTTGATTTGGCGCCCGTGAGTCTCAGAGAGCTCCGGTCCCCCGCAGGTCGCTGGCTTTGACTTCTGCTGATCTTGTCTTTACCCTTCTTACTGCTACTGGGGCATCCTGGGGGCAAGAGTGTGAGGGATGAAGCATATTGTTGTTATTAAAGTTGTGGCCTGATCGCAGCGATGATCATAACTTCTGCTACTTTACCTTTATTGCTCTTGTCCCTCTTCCTCTTCAGAAGGCGTGGCAGCGTGCCCACATGTGTATAGCTCTCACTGGAGCGGACATAACTGGCTGTGCGGGGACGCATGGCCTCCAGGTCATCCACAGACGTCTCAACAACTGGAGTTAGGACTGTgcagccatcatcatcatctccctGTGCACATCCTGCTCCCGCTCCAGACTTCGACTTAGAGGACTTGGAGTCTGATTTCTCAGTGGAGCGGCGAAAAGTGAGGTTGGTTAGACTGCCAAACCATTTGAAACCTTGAGAGGGGGACGATTCGATCTTGGTCACTTGGTCACTTATTTTTCCATCcactttccttttatttttaccttaATTTTAATGCTCCGTGGAAACATGCTCATTCTATACCTCAGTGGATTCAAACAGGCATCTGAGAtgtaactgtttaaaacaaTGTAAGCTCTTTTTAGTAGCAATAGTTGCAAGAGAGGTATAAATCTGGTTACTGAGGACAAGATGGGTGTGAGATTTTCAGAGGTATAGGACAGCGACAAGACTGATAATGGTGATGACCGTGATGTTCACAGCTGGggctgtgatctgtagtgagagtagggagcaagCAGAAGAGAGCCTAGAGAGATGGAGGTATGCgctgaagaaaagaggaagcagGACAGAGGCAAGTGGAAAGGTGAAGTTGTGAGGaatagaggtagtgaaggtataTGAGTTTAAAAACCTGGAGTCaatcatccaaagcaatgggGAGTGCACAAAAGAGGTGATGatgagagtgcaggcagggtggagtgggtgagtgtcaggggtgatttgtgactgaAGGATAGCAGTaagagtgaaaggaaaggttttcaagatggcagtgagtgttatgatgtatggtttgaagacagtggcactgataaaaagacaggaggaaaaGCTGGAGGTGGTTTTCTGGTGTGACAGAAAAGGATGCAAGATGCAGGATAGAGTGAGATGGATCCACTGTGGTGAGCCCCTAACAGGAGCAGCccgaagaagaaggagaaggaggataGTAAGGTAATTTGGACTGCAATAGAACTAAAACCTCTAAGTAGTGTTCATTCATTTCCCCTCTTTTGAAGAAGTTATATTTATAGTTTCATCCGGCATTGAGGTCACAGACCCTACAAAACACTTGACACTTTAATTGCGGAAGCTTCCTGAAACTGAACCCCAACAGCAGCCCTATCAAATCTTGTCCACCCAAATAATACGATTTCCACCTAGAGATACAATAATAGTAATGCATCTGTTATATCTTATCTGTTATAAGGGGATAAAAATATGTTATATGTGCTTTCCGCTTGTTTGGCTTTCTTTGCATTAATCTGCAGCTCTGAATTGAATCATATTTACATAGATGTGCTTTTGTTTCTGCTTGGCTGAATATGTGCCAATTACAAGAAGCACTGAGgggacttttttccctcttctttgCATTTTGCTGCCACAACTTTGCCTTTGTGCAGAAATGCCCATATACTTTACCCTTTCTCTAAACTGAGGAGCAAAACATAAAAGGACCgcatttaaaaatgcatgtaTTTTAATATAACATGTATGCATACACtactaaaatacagtaaataaggtATTTAACTTAAGTGTACAAAGAATATTTGAATCAGGCTTTATTTATTATGATGTAAGCCTAGCAgtaagttgattttttttttttttgcatgtcacCACTGTCACTAAAACACTGCAAAatggaaagaggacagaatcTACCAGTCAAATCTAACTGAACCACTTACGGTAACCTCTCTCCACAcagatgcaaacacacacacacacacacacacaccacacacacacacacacacacacacacacacgctactCACTTAGTCTCCGTAGGCTCATGTTGTAGCTCAGTTTCAAACTGTTGACAAATGGATCATCTGAGAAAAGCTGTTGTAAAATTGAGAAGAGCCAGGCAGGGAGGATGACTTCTTGTAGAGGAGAAGAACCTCGATGTgaaccacagttcctctctgcGGGTGATACTGCAAACACTTTGTTTATGTGAAAAGGAGGCCGAGAGCAAAAAGAGTGACAGGGCAGGGCAGACCTGACACTTCCTGTGTAAAGCTGAGCGCACCGGTGGTTAGAGGAAATGAAAAGCCAAGATGAGATGACAAGCCTTAACAGGGTGAGATAAAGAAATGAACCTAGGAAACATGTCAGGGTGGCTTTTGGCCAGAATGAAAACAGAATAGAAAGTGTGCCAATTGAAACCAGGAAGGGTGGAAGGTGTTCAGTGCAGAAGTGCTGATTGGTGCCGTTTTTGTCTCACTGAAATAATAAGTTGGTTATAAACTCATTCAAGGTTAATAATCACTATCGCCTTTTGATATCGCTGATTACAAACTAAGCTCTTTGATCTTCCTGCTGCAGCAGTTCATGTTTGCTGACTCATTTTGAATCTCTTACGATGACACTTGTGCACGAGGAAGATCATTTTAAGGTTTAACTtttaaaggaagaagaaaactgaTTAGGGTTATGGCcttcttgtcttttttctaGATGTGCATGTGCATTGCAAACTCATGAGGTGTAGCCATAATGCAAACACCAAACTGCAGCGGAGATCAGGAGGtctggctgctgctgcactATTTTCTCTCAGGCAGCGTCTTCCAGTGACCCTGTCAGTTATGACACGAGCAGAGGTGGAAGTCAGGTGGCCTTGTTAGAGCCACAAAGTCGACTTAACAAGTAGGGCAGGGTGAATGAAGGCATATGGTTGTTGGGTTTGTAGCATCTTGCCACGTGCCAACAGTAACTGTTGGTTATATTTAACCACATTCAGAATCCATAACCATAATCAAGTAGACCATGTTTTAGTTGAATTTGACTGTTTTATTGGAGAAGGTAAATGTTTTCACAAAGAATCACAGAGTCCCTTTATTGTAAAAAAGAAAGTTCTTATTCCTCTTTATCGCTTTAGCATTTCATAtcatttgtttaattatttaatgactgaaggaaggaaaacagcTCCCAATAGAATGCAAAATGTACTTTTtggttttccattttatttaattttcaaataattatttgagcatcttgagcagggggaccttgtgGGCGCAGCAAGATTTCAATCCATCACAGCGTAGTGTGCTGCCAATGGTGTTCCtagtgactgtggtcccaactgctTTCAGATCAgtaacaagctcctcctgtgCAGTTTTTGGGCTAATTCCTCATCCTCACCCTatgaggcaagatcttgcaCGGAGCTCCAGACTGAGGATTTTTTtagttgatattctgtctctttccattaaaaaaaaaaaaaagaagaaaataccataaaaattagagactgttcatttcttttgaagtgagcaaacttacaaattcagcaggggatcaaataattatttcctccactgtatgaatttcttcaaaaaaaaaaaaaaaatggccatcTTAATGTGATTTATTCTTTAAAATTTCTTAAGATGCTTCTTCATTAACATATTGATTAAACTATAGTGTCAAGTGTGCCACTCTCATTTGAATTCAGAATGAGAAACATGCATTTGTACCCTTTTAGTTCCTGTTGACGCTTTTGACGCTTTGGGACTTGCTTTTGCATTTCATCTTCCTGTCATCACTAAACCACAGCGGTATTagaaactgtggtttctaaGGCACAGAGCAGGTTTTACAAAATGAAACTGCAGTACATCCGAAATGCCCAAACAGTCCTTTTATTAAAGGCTGAAATCCgatatattgtttttttaaatgtgtttatcatTCTGAGACAGAGGAGTAGCAagggttttcttttatttcctgtttttcatcCAAAGATACCCTAAAGATATTTCACActtaaaacatccatccatccgtctgtccatccatcttcttaactGTTTATCTAATTTATGGGGTGGGGGTGAAACTTTTCCAGCTATCTAAAGGTGTTCATCCAGTGATTAAAAACTTTTTGTCATAGAAGTTTGAAACCTGGAGTCActttaaactcagctttataCTGTAGGGATCCTAGAAAGAGTCACTGTGGTCACTTTATACAGAGATCCTCCCTCATCTTTCCCCAGTTGTCACCTGGATTGTAACACAAGCCCTTTAAAACCCACCCTTAAAAGCACTTTGCTTTGTATCTCATGTGCCCTTCACAGATTACTATTTGCATGTTTAATTTAGAAAGTgctgcacattttaaattaGGAGTCATTAAGGCAATTGATGTTTTATAATGACTCCTAAAAAAAGACTGGATTGTTGTGCAATTGCCAGCTTAATGATTTGTTGTGTCTCATCAGACATACAGTTCGTATCACATGTAATTATTCTTGCAACATAAATAAGTGTGTTTCCAAAACATACCGTAGTTGCTTCAGCAGCCGACAAACTGAACCAAGTGAGCGTGACTTCTGATCACTGTTCTGCAACCCACTGTGGAGGCAGATGAAGTGAGAAATGTGATATGGCgtggtaaacacacacacgcacacaccctgAAGTAATGGTGTTTCATTTTGAACCTGGTGTCCTAACCCTATTTTCAACAGAAGTAATTTGCCAGAGAGACTGACTGCGTggttgtgtttgcatgtgtgcatgtgtgtatgtgtgctgaaCCCTCTGCAGCTTTAATTTTAGCTTGATGAAAAACAAGCCTTCAATAATTCAGCTCTCTGCCTCCTCATACAGTGACAAATATCAGTCACTTTGAGGCAAGGCCacactgctacacacacacacacacacacacacacacacacacacacacacacacagagagagagactgcagtGAGATGCTCAGCTGAGGTCCCTTCCTTTATGTTAGATATTATTTCCACAGTTAGGTATGTGGTAATAAGTACTGTATTTATCCACCTAAGACCACGTGTCCACATATGAGGACATTaaattttggctttgctgcaccttatacttcattgtgctcaatagcattttatactttgttaagtcatgttgtttttgttgtgttatgctataaaataatcccagtgtccacatctgaggacatctttttttctcacaaaaatatgtaacaaccatgtaacaaaatacaacttcctgttcaaagaggaagctcagtatatatacatttcaggtccatctaatcacaaatatctaggagaaattgaaaatgcatcgGAAACAGGAGCTCGGGTCTCAGGGGGTTAAGATCCTTGATCAGGATCACATTAAACCATATAACAGTATCTATTAAGTAACTGTCTacctacacacagacacatatgtactgtacatttctgctttgcaagaatttatttatttgtttgtttaagttGCTATTAGACTATTTATCATAATACATGTAATATTGTTGAATGTTGCTAGAAAAATAGCAACTAACTGGTCAGTGATTTTTATACAcagctgaccattttcagaggctcaaaggtAATTGGACAGTTGACTGACGAGGTCATTTGGCAGTTTCAAGGCCAGAGGCCTgcccactattttttttttttcatgacaaataAAACCGAAAAAAATCGCAAGTTAATTTGAAGTGTTGAACTAACTTTGGTAGCTGTTTACTGGAACTTTAAATATGAAGGTaataaaaaacagcaacatgtaAACAAGTCAAGAACAAGAACACTCTTGAGGAGGTAGGCTTATCATTATCAAGGTCTGCAATAAAGAGGTGTCTGCATTAATAGAACTAGAGAAGGTTTAGAACAAGGTGCGAAAcgctggttacactcaagaagaagaaggtcagagtagacagatgaaaccaagatgaacttgtaccagaatgatgggaagagaaaagaacTTAGAAGGAGAGAAATagctcatgatccaaagcataACACTTTATCTgttaaacatggtggtggtatgACAGCCAGTGGAacgggtcactagtgtttatcgACGATGTGACTTTCTGTATAATAAAGTTGCAAAACACTGTTCCAGTTTATCACCCAAACATCACTTTGAGCGAATGTCTTAATGCAAGTGTTGctgcaatataaaaaaaatatcctgaTATTGCTACAGGAACAACTGTGCTTCCTGTGTTAGACTTTCATTATACTCTAGTTGATCCGGCTATCTGATTTCTTGTGGCTGTTTATTGCCAAGTGTTCTGTGGACACTCTAAAGCTTtgatcagctggagcagcagaggaacagtgCAGAGCTTTTACGAAGTACAGGTAGTTTTCCAATGGTGTTgacttaca carries:
- the LOC115789728 gene encoding uncharacterized protein LOC115789728, which encodes MSLRRLSFKWFGSLTNLTFRRSTEKSDSKSSKSKSGAGAGCAQGDDDDGCTVLTPVVETSVDDLEAMRPRTASYVRSSESYTHVGTLPRLLKRKRDKSNKGCPSSSKKGKDKISRSQSQRPAGDRSSLRLTGAKSKEAEDVIKADSGPKTKLECGGESKATNASNITSGPASACEDVSPSGGSGAELQSETCDKQGVTEAGADLNPDTDSSSPPLSHENDETHADDGLQPGAVSEPKEESREPAEGADTGNQQSDGIYR